Part of the Qipengyuania sp. SS22 genome, TCGATATGACCGTGCTCGCCAATGAACAGGTGATCGACGGCAAAGGCTGGCGCAGCGGGGCCGAGGTCGAGAAGCGCAAGCTGAACCAGTGGTTCCTCAAGATCACCGATTTCGCCGAGGAACTGCTCGACGGGCTGGGCAAGCTCGAGAACTGGCCCGAAAAGGTCCGGCTGATGCAGGAAAACTGGATCGGTAAGTCCACCGGGCTCGAATTCAGCTTCGACCTCTCGAACGGCGAGACGCTGCCGGTCTATACGACCCGCCCGGACACCATCTTCGGCGCGAGTTTCGTCGCGGTCGCACCGGATCATCCCGTCGCGCAAGCCGTGGCGGCACAGAACTGCGATGCGGCCAAGTTCATCGATTTGTGCAAGCGGGGCGGCACGACCGCGGCAGAGCTGGAAACGGCAGAGAAGCTCGGCTTCGACACCGGGATCGGGGCGAAGCACCCTTTCACGCAGCAGCACCTGCCCGTCTACATCGCGAACTTCGTCCTGATGGACTACGGCACCGGTGCGATCATGGCGGTGCCGGGCCACGACCAGCGTGACTTCGAATTCGCGACCAAATATGGCCTGCCGATCCCCCGCGTCGTCGCACCGAGCGTCGATCAGGCCCGCAAGCCCTTCGAGGGAGAGGCCGAAGCGGGTGAAGGTGTGCTGGTCAACTCCGATTTCCTCGACGGGATGGAAGTCGAGGATGCCAAGCGCGAAATCATCGACCGGATCGAGGCGCAGAGCCGCGGCGAGGGAAAGACCGTCTGGCGGCTGCGCGACTGGGGCGTATCGCGCCAGCGGTACTGGGGCACGCCGATCCCTTTCATCCATTGCGAGACCTGCGGCGTGGTCCCTGCGCCCAAGGCGAGCCTGCCGATCACGCTGCCCGAGGATGTCGATTTCCAGACGCCGGGCAATCCGCTGGTCCGTCACGCAACGTGGAAGCATGTTGAGTGCCCCAAATGCGGCGGCAAGGCGGAACGCGAAACCGACACGCTCGACACTTTCGTCGACAGCTCGTGGTATTTCCTGCGTTTCGCCAGCCAGCCCGCGGACAAGCCGTTCGACAAGGACGAGATCGCCAAATGGCTCCCGGTCGAACAGTATATCGGCGGGATCGAACATGCGATCCTGCACCTGCTCTACGCCCGCTTCTGGACTCGCGCGCTGGCACATATGGGCCAGATCGAGGTGACCGAACCCTTCGCCTCGCTGTTCACGCAGGGCATGGTCACGCACGAGACCTACAGCCGCCAGAACGGGGGCAAGACGGTCTATTACGCCCCCGACGAAATCAGCCGCGAGGCCGAACGCGCGCTGCTGAAAGACGATGGTGGCGCGGTCGAGATCGGCCGGGTGATCAAGATGTCGAAGTCGAAGAAGAACGTCGTCGACCCCGATACGATCATCGACACCTATGGCGCCGACGCGGTGCGCTGGTTCATGCTGTCCGACAGCCCGCCCGAACGCGACCTGCCGTGGTCCGAGGCGGGGATCGAGGGTTGCTCGCGATTCGTGCACCGTCTGTGGCGCCTGTTTTCGGCATTCGACGAGACCGCTCAGGGCGAAGATAAAGCGCTGGATCG contains:
- the leuS gene encoding leucine--tRNA ligase codes for the protein MSSDTRFDPANADAHWQNAWDQAQTFRADSNSPKPKSYVLEMFPYPSGRIHIGHVRNYTMGDVLARYKKAVGHEVLHPMGWDAFGMPAENAAMEKGVHPGGWTRDNIEHMKAQLKRLGFALDWSRELATCEPDYYGHEQALFIDLYEAGLVYRKESEVNWDPVDMTVLANEQVIDGKGWRSGAEVEKRKLNQWFLKITDFAEELLDGLGKLENWPEKVRLMQENWIGKSTGLEFSFDLSNGETLPVYTTRPDTIFGASFVAVAPDHPVAQAVAAQNCDAAKFIDLCKRGGTTAAELETAEKLGFDTGIGAKHPFTQQHLPVYIANFVLMDYGTGAIMAVPGHDQRDFEFATKYGLPIPRVVAPSVDQARKPFEGEAEAGEGVLVNSDFLDGMEVEDAKREIIDRIEAQSRGEGKTVWRLRDWGVSRQRYWGTPIPFIHCETCGVVPAPKASLPITLPEDVDFQTPGNPLVRHATWKHVECPKCGGKAERETDTLDTFVDSSWYFLRFASQPADKPFDKDEIAKWLPVEQYIGGIEHAILHLLYARFWTRALAHMGQIEVTEPFASLFTQGMVTHETYSRQNGGKTVYYAPDEISREAERALLKDDGGAVEIGRVIKMSKSKKNVVDPDTIIDTYGADAVRWFMLSDSPPERDLPWSEAGIEGCSRFVHRLWRLFSAFDETAQGEDKALDRKTHQTVAAVAEDIESLGFNKAVARIYELTGVIEKAAPSFSRSVAIRTLMQIVAPMMPHLAEEAWASVGEGFLIADAGWPKVDPALLVEDEVTIAVQHKGKLRDTLTAPKGASKDVLEAMALASEKVQRSLDGAQVRKIIVVPDRLVNIVT